One segment of Daphnia magna isolate NIES linkage group LG2, ASM2063170v1.1, whole genome shotgun sequence DNA contains the following:
- the LOC116916344 gene encoding LOW QUALITY PROTEIN: sortilin-related receptor (The sequence of the model RefSeq protein was modified relative to this genomic sequence to represent the inferred CDS: deleted 1 base in 1 codon), which produces MASTEKTVTLWLYRAIAFLSVVALLSSKVVKADDVRRKTLTFHSSLEQNSRKTRDIVLPVNEYGDGKDFSINQHVSEHIENDRVKRQAPTLLSQGSSVRGFLPTLPANSTSVFPLNDTHFMLTVHWAGEGSDVVVCLARNPTQSADASSSVFVSYDYGRSFVRKDHLFVLPNGKPASIGRFFNHPKVNSHYVFTDVTNKHMFTTTNSVHTVQSYPLDFAPEDITFDEKKPFSIIAYDKSDRLRRLWFSRNFGMDWSTVREFVKSWFLDVTTSPTTLYVEYETPGADNIVLSSISMFTATNDAKVVIANVEDFELRDDFMLATRRNPGGDLDLLVSYKRGPFVVASFPSKLRRRDFHIADISEGQLMVCVNHDSMLTNLYISNVPDDTKGVQFSLSLERVLYFYPEGAFPNSWLKDVGAEAFIDIHRVGKLRGIYIASQFRDANATALTKTSVTPDDLVTVVTFDKGGEWKLIQPPRYDDEGQSIDCQRSKGCSLHLSQRLSQLYPINKTAPILTSSSAPGIIVATGVIGASLKGHPGVFVSADAGLTWHQVLKGSYWYTMGDHGGVLVAVKMFRADAATTELLYSTDEGETWNTHQFIDEPMRVYGLITEPGENTTIFTMFGSKSGSHQWIIVTVDLKAAFQYECKEEDYKLWSPSGSLSGRPCLLGHQLSYQRRMAHSNCYNGKSYSRPTIIANCECRREDYECDFGFKEEEVTNQCIRDPDSTVDVFSVPMKCPPGEFYNRTKGYRLVPGDTCVGGDGGSRFAPDKVACPVTEEADFILVAQRQKILRIDLRNTERLDEFPLPALQNVFALEFDIRSNCVYWADSLQDKIWRLCLDGKSVPQILVETQLESIEGMAFDWLSNNLYFVDGARAKIEVIRTDINNTGRMRRTILNGTVLDKPRGITVHPVRGYMFYTDWSTEKACVCRANLDGSSQEKLIGAPMVQWPNGVTIDFFADRLYWVDAKSDYIASADLDGKNIKKILEGTDQTLHPFSVAVFKNVMYWDDWNAQGIFMADKNRGTGLSTIASRLPGVMDLKIFSQSLRHGSNACSTNSSSSASVCPFLCMGRPNNGYSCICPDGMHVELQANGSEKCLCPDGHAPQANGSCSLVNQTCPEDYFECQTLEMCIPSLWRCDGDNDCHDKSDEANCTTPSCSSSQFQCGNGRCIPSHWRCDFDNDCLDGSDEVSCDYNPCSSDQFRCNNGRCISARWRCDFEDDCRDGSDEDNCTTTSIPSGNSTATTCRPGEFSCESNHYCLPAAWKCDGESDCIDGSDEHDCSNNSCEPWQFQCANKRCIMKSWVCDRENDCHDGSDEINCTTTSTISPPRPFVPLFPQGNCSATMFECGNRNCVPLWWKCDGQDDCGDGSDELACPGSNPTNSTVTTTAAPDSHTCGENHFQCNNGDCIWESWVCDKESDCASGEDEENCHGTETGEGGTECTEFRCLHSGGCIPFSALCNGHQDCADNTDEEGCGLIMPGTNLTVECPRGSFRCDGSMCLPLRLYCNNVTDCYDGTDELNCASDKRVYQVSRIFIDDKYSNSTTLLVEWEIPPPANGTQLQYLPSYSAVGRPAVNGTQWLNTTWTNATELRLFNLTAYTLYNITVYVRPLQETDVGDAHPPSLYVTAQTAMGAPSAPWNVSLHQVSHSEVHVRWNAPVKPNGIITTYRIYVEPMAPPLVVAVPVSKTDAIVSYKFTAGTNYSFQVGAENRYSAGERSARKYLAFDGSAIIPLVENLRTSSIGNSSVLLSWSAPSGSNSNITGYQVVVKSGNYYAQYPVINTTSTSINVTGLSPGVRYNLEVSARRARFTGPPSSILAITTGEELPGISDLRASVAKGDMTAVKLEWHPPKDKRKLKWEYGIYYGVNLKEMYLNGVRNRTTDTTFTVRELAACESYTFDVAIIGPIGYGSGSDGMVSLTTEFDHRSPPKNLAVRPAMSGSNDMAVISWAPPCVVLGIDSTGLGYLVDIRDVTLDKMSHVTLQPSRNASVQLPLEVHYGAQYEISVQTDATGARPSPVVTLSGPAIPPPHQLSIGKQVGGNVTLYWRNQDLPHEIVSHNYSYVIWISKDSTFQDLNKTLRYESKEPLFQLPEDHHGEMYYAAVSIVDSHGYSSARSEPLDMLFVFAEEITPSSGTAEAGSSHIYVAVSIGVIIALALGASLVMLLIRHRRLQRSFSSFASTHFNTRSESTIFSDQTLEDDDSPVIRGFSDDEPLVIA; this is translated from the exons ATGGCGTCGACTGAAAAGACAGTCACGCTGTGGCTTTACAGAGCTATTGCTTTTTTATCGGTTGTCGCCTTATTGTCGAGCAAAGTCGTAAAAGCCGATGACGTTCGACGAAAAACTTTGACGTTTCATTCTAGTTTGGAACAAAATAGCAGGAAAACAAGAGACATTGTCCTTCCAGTTAATGAATATGGGGATGGAAAAGATTTTTCCATTAACCAGCATGTTTCAGAACACATTGAAAACGACAGGGTCAAGCGACAGGCTCCAACCTTACTCTCACAGGGTAGCAGTGTTCGAGGTTTTTTGCCAACACTTCCTGCCAACAGCACTAGTGTG TTTCCTTTGAATGACACACACTTTATGCTGACTGTTCACTGGGCTGGAGAAGGTTCAGATGTTGTTGTTTGCCTTGCTCGAAATCCTACACAGAGTGCTGATGCCTCCTCATCCGTCTTCGTGTCCTACGATTACGGACGTTCATTTGTCCGCAAg GACCACCTGTTCGTGCTGCCGAATGGCAAGCCAGCATCCATCGGTCGTTTCTTCAACCATCCCAAAGTCAACAGTCAT tatGTGTTTACCGATGTCACCAACAAGCACATGTTTACCACGACAAACAGTGTACATACGGTCCAGTCGTATCCACTGGATTTTGCTCCCGAAGATATCACATTCGATGAGAAGAAACCCTTTTCTATTATCGCTTATGATAAGTCGGATCGCCTTCGTCGG TTGTGGTTCAGTCGGAATTTTGGAATGGATTGGTCGACGGTCCGTGAATTTGTTAAGTCGTGGTTCCTCGACGTGACAACATCACCTACCACGTTGTACGTAGAATACGAAACCCCCGGAGCCGATAACATCGTCTTATCCTCAATCAGCATGTTTACCGCCACCAATGATGCTAAAGTCGTCATTGCCAATGTAGAAGATTTCGAATTGAGGGACGATTTTATGCTGGCCACTCGACGCAATCCTGGCGGCGATTTAGATCTACTTGTTTCCTACAAAAGAGGGCCTTTCGTGGTGGCTAGCTTTCCTTCTAAATTGCGTCGGCGTGATTTCCATATTGCCGATATTTCCGAAGGCCAATTAATGGTCTGCGTCAATCACGACTCGATGTTGACCAATCTCTACATTTCAAACGTGCCCGACGACACGAAGGGAGTTCAATTTTCCTTGTCGCTCGAACGTGTTCTATATTTCTACCCGGAAGGAGCTTTTCCCAATTCGTGGTTGAAGGATGTAGGAGCCGAGGCATTCATCGACATCCATCGGGTGGGTAAACTAAGAGGGATTTATATCGCCTCGCAGTTCCGTGATGCGAATGCTACGGCCCTGACAAAGACGAGCGTCACTCCCGATGATTTGGTGACAGTTGTCACTTTCGACAAGGGCGGTGAGTGGAAACTTATCCAGCCGCCCAGGTACGATGACGAGGGTCAATCCATCGACTGCCAACGCAGTAAAGGATGTTCGTTGCACCTCAGTCAAAGACTTTCACAGCTCTATCCCATTAACAAGACGGCCCCGATTTTAACAAGCTCTTCTGCTCCGGGAATTATTGTCGCTACGGGCGTCATTGGAGCTTCTCTTAAAG GTCACCCGGGCGTGTTTGTGAGTGCCGATGCTGGATTAACGTGGCATCAAGTGCTGAAAGGCAGCTATTGGTACACGATGGGCGATCACGGTGGTGTGCTGGTGGCAGTAAAGATGTTCCGCGCTGATGCTGCCACTACAGAATTACTGTACTCGACGGATGAGGGTGAAACATGGAACACGCATCAATTCATCGATGAACCCATGCGCGTGTACGGTCTCATTACCG AACCCGGAGAAAACACTACCATATTCACAATGTTTGGCTCAAAATCTGGTAGTCACCAATGGATTATTGTCACTGTAGACCTCAAAGCGGCTTTCC AATACGAATGCAAAGAGGAGGATTACAAATTGTGGTCTCCAAGCGGCAGTTTATCTGGACGACCTTGTCTGTTAGGTCATCAACTTAGCTACCAACGACGAATGGCCCACTCGAACTGCTACAATGGCAAAA GTTATAGCCGCCCTACTATTATTGCCAACTGCGAATGTCGCCGAGAAGACTACGAGTGTGATTTTGGATTCAAAGAAGAGGAAGTAACGAATCAATGCATTCGAGATCCAGATTCCACTGTCGATGTTTTCTCTGTGCCCATGAAATGCCCGCCAGGCGAATTCTATAATCGAACCAAAGGCTATCGATTAGTTCCCGGCGACACTTGCGTCGGAGGAGATGGTGGTTCTCGATTCGCACCTGATAAGGTCGCATGTCCCGTCACGGAAGAAGCCGATTTCATCCTAGTGGCCCAGCGACAGAAAATTCTTCGCATCGACTTGAGGAACACAGAACGTCTGGACGAATTTCCCCTTCCAGCATTGCAGAATGTTTTCGCTCTGGAATTTGATATCCGCTCCAATTGCGTCTACTGGGCTGATTCGCTGCAAGACAAAATTTGGCGTTTGTGCCTAGATGGGAAAAGCGTCCCGCAAATCTTGGTCGAAACTCAGTTGGAGAGCATCGAAGGCATGGCCTTTGATTGGCTAAGCAACAACTT GTACTTTGTTGACGGAGCCCGTGCCAAAATTGAAGTCATTCGAACAGACATAAACAATACGGGCAGAATGAGGCGAACCATTCTCAACGGAACTGTTTTGGACAAGCCTAGGGGTATCACGGTGCACCCCGTACGCGGTTACATGTTCTACACGGACTGGTCGACGGAGAAAGCCTGTGTTTGCAGGGCCAATCTGGATGGCTCATCCCAG GAAAAGCTAATAGGGGCTCCAATGGTTCAATGGCCCAATGGTGTAACGATCGACTTCTTTGCCGACCGGCTTTACTGGGTTGATGCAAAAAGCGACTACATTGCATCTGCCGATTTGGATGgcaaaaacattaaaaagatATTAGAGGGAACG GATCAAACACTTCACCCGTTCTCCGTGGCCGTATTCAAAAACGTCATGTACTGGGATGATTGGAATGCTCAGGGTATCTTCATGGCAGACAAGAACCGCGGCACAGGTCTCTCTACTATTGCTAGTCGGCTTCCTGGAGTCATGGATCTAAAg ATCTTCTCGCAAAGTTTGCGGCACGGTAGCAATGCTTGTTCTACTAATTCTAGCAGCTCAGCTAGTGTCTGCCCATTCCTGTGCATGGGTCGACCCAACAACGGTTATTCCTGCATATGTCCAGATGGAATGCACGTCGAATTGCAGGCCAATGGCAGTGAAAAGTGTCTCTGTCCTGACGGCCATGCCCCTCAAGCTAATGGGTCCTGTTCATTAG TGAATCAAACTTGCCCGGAAGATTATTTTGAATGTCAAACGCTAGAAATGTGCATTCCTAGCTTATGGAGGTGCGATGGAGATAACGACTGCCACGATAAATCAGATGAA GCCAATTGCACAACACCGTCCTGCAGTTCATCCCAGTTTCAATGCGGAAATGGCCGTTGTATCCCGTCGCATTGGCGATGTGATTTCGACAACGATTGTCTCGATGGCAGCGACGAAGTTAGTTGCG ACTATAATCCTTGTTCATCGGATCAATTTCGTTGCAACAACGGCCGCTGCATTTCGGCCCGCTGGCGATGTGATTTCGAAGACGATTGTCGCGACGGTTCCGATGAAGATAATTGCACCACGACGTCGATCCCCAGTGGCAATTCCACGGCCACCACTTGCCGAC CTGGAGAATTTTCCTGCGAATCGAATCACTACTGTCTTCCAGCTGCCTGGAAATGTGATGGAGAAAGCGACTGTATTGATGGCTCGGACGAGCACGATTGCAGTAACAATTCTTGCGAGCCATGGCAGTTCCAGTGCGCTAACAAGCGATGCATCATGAAATCGTGGGTGTGTGACCGAGAAAATGACTGTCATGACGGATCGGACGAAATCAATTGTACCACCACATCCACTATTAGTCCGCCGAGGCCGTTTGTTCCGCTGTTCCCTCAG GGCAACTGCAGCGCCACCATGTTTGAATGTGGCAATCGTAATTGCGTTCCGCTTTGGTGGAAATGCGATGGCCAGGACGATTGCGGTGATGGATCTGATGAATTGGCTTGCCCGGGGTCTAATCCTACTAACTCGACCGTCACCACGACAGCCGCTCCAGACAGCCACACTTGCGGCGAGAATCACTTTCAATGCAATAATG GCGATTGCATTTGGGAATCTTGGGTTTGTGACAAGGAATCGGATTGTGCCAGCggggaagacgaagaaaattgtcATGGAACCGAAACAGGTGAAGGAGGAACCGAATGCACCGAATTCCGCTGTCTTCATTCTGGCGGATGCATCCCCTTCTCTGCGCTGTGCAATGGTCATCAGGATTGCGCCGACAATACGGATGAAGAGGGCTGTGGTCTCATCATGCCAG GAACTAATTTGACTGTGGAATGTCCGCGAGGATCCTTCCGCTGCGACGGCTCCATGTGTTTGCCTTTGCGCCTCTACTGCAACAACGTGACGGATTGC TACGACGGCACTGATGAATTGAATTGCGCATCCGATAAACGCGTCTACCAAGTGTCCCGCATCTTTATCGATGACAAGTATTCCAACAGCACAACTCTGTTGGTCGAATGGGAAATTCCTCCACCCGCTAACGGAACTCAGCTTCAATATTTGCCTTCTTACTCTGCCGTTGGTCGACCAGCTGTCAACGGCACCCAATGGCTCAACACGACGTGGACCAACGCTACTGAATTGCGCCTCTTCAATTTGACAGCCTACACGCTGTACAATATCACCGTTTATGTAAGACCATTGCAAGAAACTGATGTAGGAGATGCGCATCCACCTTCGCTCTATGTCACGGCTCAAACGGCTATGGGTGCTCCGTCCGCGCCGTGGAACGTTAGCCTTCATCAAGTCAGTCATTCGGAAGTTCATGTTCGCTGGAATGCACCAGTGAAGCCCAATGGAATAATCACAACGTACCGGATTTACGTGGAGCCCATGGCTCCTCCTCTGGTGGTTGCCGTTCCCGTCAGCAAAACGGATGCCATTGTCAGCTACAAGTTTACTGCTGGAACCAACTATTCATTCCAGGTGGGCGCGGAGAATCGCTATTCGGCTGGCGAGCGATCCGCTCGCAAGTATTTAGCGTTTGACGGCTCGGCTATCATTCCGTTGGTGGAGAATTTGCGCACGTCTTCCATCGGCAACTCGTCCGTCCTGCTATCGTGGTCAGCGCCGAGCGGTAGCAATAGCAACATCACGGGTTATCAGGTTGTCGTCAAGAGCGGCAATTATTATGCTCAATATCCGGTGATAAATACGACGTCGACCAGCATCAACGTGACTGGACTTTCTCCAGGCGTCCGTTACAATTTGGAAGTTTCGGCCCGTCGTGCACGCTTTACTGGACCACCGTCTTCAATATTGGCCATTACCACCGGCGAAGAATTGCCTGGTATTAGTGATTTACGCGCCAGCGTTGCCAAAGGTGACATGACGGCTGTCAAATTGGAATGGCATCCGCCCAAGGACAAGCGCAAGCTCAAATGGGAATATGGCATCTATTACGGTGTCAACTTAAAG GAAATGTACCTGAACGGTGTACGTAACCGGACAACGGACACGACCTTCACGGTCAGAGAACTGGCGGCCTGCGAGTCGTACACTTTCGATGTGGCTATTATCGGGCCCATCGGTTATGGTTCCGGCTCGGATGGAATGGTCTCGTTGACAACGGAATTTGATCACCGTTCGCCACCCAAGAATTTAGCTGTTCGTCCAGCCATGTCTGGCTCGAATGACATGGCTGTGATCAGCTGGGCACCGCCTTGCGTCGTTCTCGGCATCGATTCAACCGGTTTAGGTTACTTGGTTGACATTCGTGACGTAACGCTGGACAAAATGTCGCACGTGACTCTACAACCGAGTCGTAATGCGTCCGTCCAATTGCCGCTGGAAGTCCATTACGGAGCCCAGTATGAAATCAGTGTCCAAACGGACGCTACAGGAGCCCGTCCATCACCTGTGGTGACATTGTCAGGCCCAGCCATTCCTCCACCTCATCAGCTTTCCATCGGCAAACAAGTTGGCGGTAACGTGACATTGTACTGGAGAAACCAGGATCTCCCACACGAGATCGTTTCACACAATTATTCCTACGTCATCTGGATCAGCAAAGATAGCACCTTCCAA GATCTCAACAAGACGCTGCGTTACGAGTCAAAGGAGCCTTTATTTCAGTTGCCAGAAGATCACCACGGTGAAATGTATTACGCGGCTGTGTCTATTGTCGATTCGCATGGCTACTCATCGGCTCGCTCGGAGCCGTTGGATATGCTTTTCGTCTTTGCCGAAGAAATCACGCCGTCTTCTGGAACAGCTGAGGCCGGATCGTCCCACATTTATGTAGCCGTTTCCATTGGCGTCATCATCGCTTTGGCTTTGGGTGCTAGTTTAGTGATGCTCTTGATCCGCCATCGTCGACTTCAACGCTCTTTCTCCTCGTTTGCTTCGACGCATTTTAATACGag atcGGAATCCACTATATTTTCTGACCAAACACTCGAAGATGATGATTCGCCCGTCATTCGTGGATTCTCCGATGACGAACCTCTTGTGATTGCGtag
- the LOC116916361 gene encoding neuroglobin yields MGCVQSQSNGQTSKDKGAASVIGDNNGQGGASAAQVDPRLPLNARQKYSMLASWKGISRALEPTGVYMFIKLFEEHKELLSLFTKFHQLTTRDEQANSEELAEHASSVMSTLDESIRSLDNVDTFLLYLHQVGQSHYKIEGFQKEYFWKIRNPFLEAVKMTLGDRYTENIENIYKVSINLVIETLVEGYEKAQQQQRQAAPSS; encoded by the exons ATGGGTTGTGTTCAGAGTCAATCAAACGGGCAAACGTCCAAGGACAAAGGAGCTGCTTCAGTCATTGGTGACAACAACGGACAAGGTGGAGCATCAGCCGCCCAAGTTGACCCTCGTTTACCGCTCAATGCCCGTCAAAAATATTCGATGTTGGCTTCCTGGAAAGGCATCAGCCGGGCACTTGAACCCACCGGCGTCTACATGTTTATCAA ACTGTTTGAAGAGCACAAAGAATTGCTGAGTTTGTTTACGAAATTTCATCAGTTGACGACAAGAGACGAGCAGGCGAACAGCGAAGAATTGGCTGAACACGCGTCGTCTGTTATGAGCACGTTGGATGAAAGCATCAGATCGTTGGACAATGTCGACACGTTCCTGCTCTATCTCCATCAGGTCGGCCAATCCCATTACAAAATCGAAGGTTTTCAAAAAGAATATTTCTGG aAAATCCGCAATCCGTTCCTGGAGGCTGTCAAGATGACGCTAGGCGATCGTTACACGgaaaacattgaaaacattTACAAAGTGTCGATTAATTTAGTGATTGAAACGCTAGTCGAAGGCTATGAAAAAGcgcagcaacaacaacgacaagCAGCTCCTTCTTCGTAA
- the LOC116916345 gene encoding uncharacterized protein LOC116916345, which yields MEQNAETGAGGPAAGPGDPQVGAASAAMTYANLETLTRLNTEELTSILSSTGHHAHHHHRHEEEEEEDGTHYADASANGDGEEPDAGYIVTTATEAYHQGSYVVTAAPSADTAANNGGGGGGEGGLVDDQSPTDNEASGLSVHSYCKPSNSQEVVEGRSSTGSSDVVPTRSSSSGNATAAELLDLKTVLPGPTTRRVLLIDDGHGDLEMAKSDVEFLLRGDAAGIVLREGKRSEVWARFGKVTFQGRKVKGYVACIYCRQVYAFGDAHSTGTSTLKKHRCLAQSLVTTTGASPLTPTSGGGGSDRLMPSPAPGSSSQADQQQNASYVNFPSPSVIVSIATAVRSSADAPEQIPLNSSPHQASMTNIVTRYLAPCDRDELIRNAGVVLGSGSISAASFLQLSKALVELGAKHGVALVDDLSAIFSSPSFETILPSIAHEYRNHFAEEARTISVGGIGLIIRVQPGSRAQTAGQLVQVTLGISYCVDSNQNGTDVSPFLRQAPLRHIQLSVDQDTSTRIGQLVQRTLKEERLDHLRRAIVCNSIEVIKESFTGQMTVPCAHDSIGRALALAQENCASARQDWRNFHDTIQKMANIVQAMGWETQLTKAIQPIGGVAGGIVYRLRLDGTGDQRVVPDWRTMQILSRSVRLQRLESTGSSTSRSFSRVLFQYGFRCG from the exons ATGGAACAGAATGCGGAGACAGGCGCTGGAGGTCCAGCTGCTGGTCCAGGAGATCCACAAGTCGGTGCCGCTTCGGCTGCAATGACATATGCCAATTTGGAAACGTTGACTCGACTCAATACAGAAGAGTTGACGTCCATCTTGTCTAGCACGGGCCATCACGCCCATCACCATCATCGACacgaagaagaggaggaagaagatgGAACTCATTATGCTGACGCTTCGGCCAATGGCGATGGCGAAGAACCTGATGCCGGCTATATTGTAACCACGGCCACTGAGGCCTATCATCAAGGATCTTATGTTGTTACTGCCGCACCGTCCGCTGACACAGCGGCCAATAATGGTGGAGGTGGTGGCGGAGAAGGTGGATTAGTAGACGATCAATCGCCGACAGACAATGAAGCGTCCGGACTGTCAGTCCATTCCTATTGTAAACCGAGCAACAGTCAAGAAGTGGTTGAAGGGCGTTCGTCAACTGGATCTTCTGATGTTGTGCCTACTCGATCTTCATCCAGTGGGAACGCAACAGCCGCCGAATTGCTCGACTTGAAAACGGTTCTCCCAGGACCGACAACACGCCGAGTTTTGCTCATCGATGACGGCCATGGCGATTTAGAAATGGCCAAATCTGATGTCGAATTCTTACTGAGAGGTGATGCGGCTGGAATCGTTCTCCGCGAAGGCAAAAGAAGCGAAGTGTGGGCCCGTTTCGGCAAAGTAACATTCCAGGGTCGGAAAGTCAAAGGCTACGTCGCTTGCATCTACTGTCGACAG GTTTATGCTTTCGGTGACGCCCATTCTACTGGCACGTCAACATTGAAAAAACATCGGTGTCTTGCCCAGTCATTAGTAACCACAACTGGTGCTTCACCATTGACCCCAACTAGTGGTGGCGGTGGATCAGATCGATTAATGCCTAGTCCAGCTCCCGGTTCTTCCTCTCAGGCTGATCAACAGCAAAATGCGTCGTATGTCAATTTCCCTTCACCGTCCGTCATTGTCAGCATTGCTACTGCCGTCCGCAGCTCGGCGGATGCGCCCGAACAGATTCCGCTCAATTCTTCCCCACATCAAGCATCAATGACAAATATTGTGACGCGTTATTTGGCACCCTGTGATCGCGATGAATTGATTAGAAATGCAGGGGTCGTTCTCGGCTCTGGTTCGATCAGCGCTGCATCATTTCTTCAGTTGTCCAAAGCTCTGGTTGAACTTGGGGCGAAACACGGAGTGGCTCTCGTCGATGATTTGTCTGCCATTTTCAGTTCGCCATCATTCGAGACGATCTTGCCCAGCATTGCTCACGAGTATCGGAATCATTTTGCAGAAGAAGCACGTACCATCTCCGTCGGAGGCATCGGATTGATTATCCGTGTTCAGCCGGGTTCCAGAGCCCAAACTGCTGGCCAGTTGGTTCAAGTAACTTTGGGAATCAGTTACTGCGTCGATAGTAATCAGAACGGGACGGACGTGTCTCCTTTCTTGCGTCAAGCGCCTTTACGACACATCCAGCTGAGTGTGGATCAAGACACGTCGACTCGTATTGGCCAGCTTGTGCAGCGGACGTTGAAGGAAGAAAGATTAGATCATCTGCGTCGTGCGATTGTTTGCAACTCGATCGAGGTGATCAAAGAATCATTCACTGGGCAGATGACGGTTCCCTGTGCCCACGATTCGATCGGAAGGGCGTTGGCTTTAGCCCAAGAGAATTGTGCGTCAGCTCGCCAAGATTGGAGGAATTTCCATGACACGATTCAGAAAATGGCTAATATTGTTCAGGCAATGGGTTGGGAAACTCAATTGACCAAGGCCATTCAACCGATCGGCGGAGTGGCTGGAGGAATCGTCTACCGGCTTAGATTGGATGGAACTGGTGATCAACGTGTCGTCCCAGATTGGCGAACTATGCAAATTCTTTCAAGATCCGTCCGTTTGCAGCGTCTGGAATCAACTGGATCGTCAACTTCTCGGTCATTTAGCCGCGTTTTATTCCAGTATGGCTTCCGTTGTGGCTAA